GCCAAACGGTCGGCCACCCTGGGCGACGTTGGTCTGGGCAAGTTGGATCGCGCGTTGCAGGTGCTGGTGATCGTCGGTCATGGAAATCCCTCCGGGCATGATTGGAGGGTGAAGTATGGGTAGCCGTCAGAGTATTCTGAAATTAAATATAACCATGCCAACCAGTGGCAAATGGAATGGTAAGCGCCCATGTTCGATCCCGTATTATTGCGCAGCTTTGTCGCCGTCGTGGATTGCGGCAATTTCACCCGCGCCGCCGAGCGTCTGCACCTGACCCAATCCACGGTCAGCCAGCAGATCCGCCGATTGGAAGAGGCGGTGGCATGTCAGTTGCTGGACCGCGATCAGCGCCGCGTGGTCGCTACGGCGGAAGGCGAGCGCTTGCTGGCCTATGCGCGGCGCATCCTGGCGCTGCATGAAGAAGCCGCCGATGTGTTGATCAGCCAGCAAAGCGACGGCGTGTTGCGCCTGGGTGTGCCGGAGGACTTTGCATCCGAACGCCTCATGCCGCTGCTCTCGGCCTTTGTACTGGCGTTTCCAAGGGTGCGTCTGGAAGTCACCAGCGGCCTGGGCCCCGAGTTGCAGCGCCAGTACCGCAGCGGAGAGTTCGACGTGTTGTTGGTCAAGCAGATGGGCGACAGCGACGACTGCCTGGCCTCATGGCCGGAGCCCTTGTGCTGGGTGGACAGCCGCAGCACGCCGTCCCTGGGGCGCGATCCTCTGCCGTTGGTGGCATTTCCCGTAGGCGGCCTGTACCGCAATGAAATGCTGCAACACTTGGAAGTGGGCGGCTGGCGCTGGCGCATCGGGTACTCCAGCGCGAGCCTGGCGAGTGTGTGTTCGGCGGTGGCGGCGGGGTTGGGCATCAGTTTGTTACCCCGTCGCGTCGTACAGGCAGGGCATAGCGTGCTGGGCCCGGACAGCGGCTTGCCCAGGGTGCAGGGCGTGCGTCTGGCGTTGTATGGCCGCAGTGGCTTGGGCGCGGCTGGGCAAAGCCTACAACGCCAATTGCTTGATTTGTGTGCAAACAGCCCTGCCTGATCAATGCCTTTACTGAATATTTCTTATGCCTGAAAGGCATTCAAAAACAACGCCTTTGCGCCAGCCCCCGCAGGACGGGGCTTTGCCGTATCCAAGTGTTTCATTTATTCAATTTAGATCTATGTATAACTTTAAAGATTACTTTAAGAGATAAGCGTCTGGCCCCGATGATTCAACCCTCGACGGCCTTCCACGCAGGCCTGTCGGTTTTTTTGTTTCAAAACCGTAGGGAGTGAATCAATGGGCAATGTCCAGACCGCCGCCAGTGCACATGAGGCGCAATGGCGCCAGGCACCGGGTGGTGAGTTGGTCGACCTTGGCCGGCCGCACCGCGCGCCGTTGGGGCAGTTGCGCACGCAGAAAACGCCGAAGCGTTTCTCCAGCCGTCGCGAAGGGATCCTGCTGGGTTTGCTGGTGCTGGCCCTGCACGGCGCGGTGATCTACTGGGTGAGCCAGAAGCCGACCCCGGTGTTGCCGATCGTGCCGCCGGAAATTCCGCCGATGACGATCGAGTTTTCCCAACCGGCACCTCC
The genomic region above belongs to Pseudomonas azotoformans and contains:
- a CDS encoding LysR family transcriptional regulator; protein product: MFDPVLLRSFVAVVDCGNFTRAAERLHLTQSTVSQQIRRLEEAVACQLLDRDQRRVVATAEGERLLAYARRILALHEEAADVLISQQSDGVLRLGVPEDFASERLMPLLSAFVLAFPRVRLEVTSGLGPELQRQYRSGEFDVLLVKQMGDSDDCLASWPEPLCWVDSRSTPSLGRDPLPLVAFPVGGLYRNEMLQHLEVGGWRWRIGYSSASLASVCSAVAAGLGISLLPRRVVQAGHSVLGPDSGLPRVQGVRLALYGRSGLGAAGQSLQRQLLDLCANSPA